A genomic segment from Salvia splendens isolate huo1 chromosome 13, SspV2, whole genome shotgun sequence encodes:
- the LOC121760304 gene encoding probable LRR receptor-like serine/threonine-protein kinase At1g74360, with product MSEDESDHLLLRAAIVVFLLLITGELVIGQSPLERDRDILLQLQTFLNRENPIAENRGKYMKWNSGDASPCAWEGITCDNSTNRVKSIDLSDCNVAGELFDNFSALTELSHLDLSSNTIGGVIPEDLGRCRSLKFLNLSHNIIYGEVNLTGLENLEVLDLSLNRIQAFIRLTIPENCSSLAVANISSNNFTGEVGDIFEKCLNLKFLDLSSNRLEGDIWPGFDQMEEVSLSENQFSGAVSAAIFSENCSLTSLDLSENHFVGEFPSQISNCKNLEILTLWGNKFKGLIPKEIGSLPKIQALYLGNNNFSREIPESLVGLANLKFLDLSSNSFGGDIQEIFGRLKQVRFLLLHKNSYVGGIHTSGVLELPNIVRLDLSYNNFSGELPVEISQMSSLRYLILAYNGFTGGIPSQYGSLSGLQALDLSYNSLNGSIPNTFGNLKSLLWLMLANNSLSGEIPPQLGNCSSLLWLNLANNQFSGAFPTELTAIGNDVAPTFRLNRLGSDEVPAGSGECTAMKRWVPADYPPFSFVYDLLTRKKCRDLWDRILKGYGLFSVCSPGSNIRTMQISGYIQLSGNQLSGEIPEEIGNMLNFSMLHFGLNRFSGELPPGLERIPLMVLNVTRNNFSGAIPPEIGNLKCLQNLDLSHNNFSGQFPSSLNNLSDLTKFNISYNRYISGSVPAVGQLATFDKWSFVADPLLRLPPFITNDTNGAAPGRNRGGRKNEPRGIGVFLVVLALVLAASVCGIMTLILCLLIKSPIDSRGYLLNESKGVEFGSGSSSSSPWGSNTIKVIRLDKTAFTHSDILRATRSFSDERIIGRGGSGTVYRGVLPDGREVAVKKLQSEGVEGEREFRTEMELLSGNGLGWPHPNLVTLYGWCLNGSEKLLVYEYLEGGTLEDHITDRIGLNWRRRLDVAVDVARALVFLHHECYPSIVHRDVKASNVLLDKDGKARVTDFGLARVVDVGDSHVSTMVAGTVGYVAPEYGQTWQATTKGDVYSFGVLVMELATGRRAVDGGEECLVEWAKRVMGDGQRPLPVALLVSGLADGADKMGELLRVGLWCTAETPQARPNMKEVLAILFRISCTQKDFEHVSDFL from the exons ATGTCAGAAGACGAATCCGATCACCTCCTCCTTCGCGCCGCAATTGTCgtcttcctcctcctcatcacAG gagAGCTCGTGATTGGCCAATCACCGCTAGAGAGAGACAGAGACATCCTTCTCCAGCTGCAGACATTTCTCAATCGTGAAAATCCCATTGCCGAGAATCGAGGCAAGTACATGAAATGGAACTCCGGCGACGCCTCTCCATGCGCGTGGGAAGGAATTACCTGCGACAACTCCACAAACCGTGTGAAATCAATTGACCTCTCCGACTGCAACGTCGCCGGAGAGCTCTTCGATAACTTCTCTGCCCTCACGGAGCTCTCTCACTTAGACCTTTCATCGAACACCATCGGCGGAGTAATACCGGAGGACCTCGGCCGCTGCCGGAGCCTCAAATTCCTCAACTTATCGCACAACATCATCTACGGGGAAGTCAATCTCACCGGCTTAGAAAATCTGGAGGTTCTCGATCTCTCACTCAACAGAATTCAAGCGTTTATCCGTCTCACCATACCGGAAAACTGCTCCAGTTTAGCCGTGGCGAACATCTCCAGCAACAATTTCACCGGCGAAGTAGGAGACATCTTTGAAAAGTGTCTCAATTTGAAGTTTCTCGATCTCAGCTCGAATCGGTTGGAGGGAGACATATGGCCTGGATTCGATCAGATGGAGGAAGTCTCGTTATCGGAGAATCAATTTTCCGGCGCCGTATCTGCTGCAATTTTCTCCGAAAATTGCAGCTTGACATCGTTGGATTTATCTGAGAATCACTTCGTTGGAGAATTTCCATCTCAAATCTCCAATTGTAAAAATTTGGAGATATTGACGCTATGGGGAAACAAATTCAAGGGGCTAATCCCTAAAGAAATCGGATCATTGCCTAAAATCCAAGCGTTATATTTGGGGAATAACAACTTTTCAAGAGAGATTCCAGAAAGCTTAGTAGGTTTAGCCAATTTGAAATTCCTCGATTTGAGCAGCAACAGCTTCGGAGGCGACATTCAAGAGATTTTCGGCCGATTGAAGCAGGTGAGATTTCTTCTCCTCCATAAGAATTCATATGTAGGAGGAATTCACACATCTGGTGTGCTCGAGCTTCCAAACATCGTTAGATTGGATTTAAGCTACAATAATTTCTCCGGCGAGTTACCTGTGGAGATATCGCAGATGTCGAGCTTGAGATACCTAATTCTCGCCTACAACGGCTTCACCGGCGGGATACCTTCCCAATATGGAAGCCTCTCTGGCCTTCAAGCACTCGATCTTTCCTATAATAGCCTCAACGGATCAATACCTAACACTTTCGGCAACCTCAAATCACTCCTGTGGCTGATGCTGGCAAACAATTCCCTCTCCGGCGAGATTCCGCCGCAGCTGGGAAACTGCAGCAGCTTGCTGTGGCTGAATCTCGCAAACAACCAGTTTTCAGGGGCTTTTCCAACTGAATTAACCGCCATCGGAAACGACGTCGCGCCAACCTTCAGGCTCAACCGTCTCGGGAGCGATGAGGTGCCGGCTGGCTCGGGCGAGTGCACGGCGATGAAGAGGTGGGTTCCGGCGGACTACCCGCCCTTCAGCTTCGTCTACGACCTTCTCACGAGGAAGAAGTGTAGGGATTTGTGGGACAGGATACTGAAAGGGTACGGCCTGTTTTCGGTCTGCTCCCCGGGATCGAACATTCGGACGATGCAGATTTCCGGCTACATCCAGCTCAGCGGCAATCAGTTATCCGGCGAAATCCCCGAAGAAATTGGGAACATGCTGAATTTCAGTATGTTGCACTTTGGCCTAAACCGGTTCAGCGGCGAGCTGCCACCGGGGCTGGAGAGGATACCGCTGATGGTGCTGAACGTCACGCGAAACAACTTCTCCGGCGCAATACCGCCGGAGATAGGAAACCTGAAGTGCTTGCAGAATCTTGATTTGTCACACAACAACTTCTCCGGCCAGTTTCCGAGCAGCTTGAACAATTTAAGTGATCTCACCAAGTTCAACATTTCTTACAATCGATATATATCCGGCTCTGTTCCGGCCGTTGGACAGCTGGCGACGTTTGATAAGTGGTCGTTCGTCGCGGACCCTCTCCTCCGGCTGCCTCCGTTCATCACCAATGACACTAATGGGGCGGCTCCGGGGAGGAACAGGGGAGGAAGGAAGAATGAGCCTAGGGGAATAGGTGTGTTTTTAGTGGTGTTGGCTTTGGTTCTTGCTGCCTCAGTTTGTGGGATAATGACACTCATACTGTGTCTCCTTATTAAGAGCCCTATTGACTCGAGAGGGTATCTCTTGAATGAGTCAAAGGGAGTCGAGTTCGGGTCAGGCTCGAGCTCGTCTTCGCCATGGGGGTCGAACACGATCAAGGTCATTCGTTTGGACAAAACGGCCTTCACACATTCGGATATCTTGAGGGCTACTAGAAGTTTCTCGGATGAGCGAATCATTGGCAGGGGAGGGTCGGGCACGGTGTACAGAGGTGTGCTGCCCGACGGTAGGGAGGTGGCGGTGAAGAAGCTGCAGTCGGAAGGTGTGGAGGGGGAGAGGGAGTTCAGAACTGAGATGGAGTTGTTGAGTGGTAATGGACTAGGTTGGCCTCATCCGAACCTAGTCACACTCTACGGTTGGTGCCTCAACGGTTCGGAGAAGCTGCTCGTCTACGAGTACTTGGAAGGGGGCACCCTAGAGGATCACATCACCGACCGGATCGGCCTCAACTGGCGGAGGCGTCTGGATGTCGCGGTGGACGTGGCACGGGCGCTGGTGTTCCTGCACCACGAGTGCTACCCGAGCATCGTGCATAGGGATGTCAAGGCGAGCAATGTGCTGCTCGATAAGGATGGAAAGGCCCGGGTGACTGACTTTGGTCTGGCACGGGTGGTGGACGTGGGAGACAGCCATGTCAGCACCATGGTGGCAGGGACCGTGGGGTATGTCGCGCCCGAGTACGGGCAGACGTGGCAGGCGACGACGAAAGGGGATGTGTATAGCTTTGGTGTGCTGGTGATGGAGCTGGCCACGGGGAGGCGGGCCGTGGATGGTGGCGAGGAGTGTCTGGTTGAGTGGGCCAAGCGGGTCATGGGGGACGGCCAGAGGCCTCTGCCGGTGGCTCTGCTCGTGTCGGGTCTAGCTGATGGAGCCGACAAGATGGGCGAGTTGCTCCGGGTCGGGCTATGGTGCACGGCTGAGACGCCTCAAGCTAGGCCTAACATGAAGGAGGTGTTGGCCATATTGTTTAGAATTTCTTGCACACAAAAGGATTTTGAACATGTTTCTGattttctttga